In Vanessa cardui chromosome 6, ilVanCard2.1, whole genome shotgun sequence, the following proteins share a genomic window:
- the LOC124530524 gene encoding lebercilin-like protein produces MSVLSLVPEEKRRDQRNSLESVYSSNSRLNLLNKRKRLNPILDMSNQSLNKGDKYVTQRVLSAKTHRVKQLQNQLADAHYHLQELSNENKVLRALQKKQDIALQRYENSNAELPQVLNSHNEEMRIQQSRYKQLKQQFKEATMKLKEKDIQLQQLRDEHQHLLDLSKDRNLLDREKLQSQVADLTAKVQQQNETISMLQRRIALEAKNFKHQLQAEINKHKDTRHDLDLAITNADKLSTIIEMKEKMLSTAASRGGKSPTKVPSVMNLARPVSKTGKEATNRNDERANIIQTEQNILAKLCENSRNVSSSLSHEEDTSSSTEPRSRYISSRSSTSTRTTPNPARKGSKGSDGIIELAKTVQDGMADLTIIDDTLKNSTPEDMQKRMEAMKLELMNKIKNNEEPCSRKSSALRRMSTEESSEEQIVEELPTERPKSRGRRNSTVSFYDNSYSDTGNNYSTGDEGDKIHLKREISIVDKKTVSKPIEKYCKDIIQDIEKSSKVIDVHMKQFSQSKYAGDKIVEQLQAVDKLNQIVNGSGDIPTETLTELNNSFKMLSEQVFTESVPVARKRSLSSRKNSRIESKTNLLGDANMSNQDLLDDLLGKK; encoded by the exons atgtcagTGTTGAGTCTCGTGCCGGAAGAAAAACGTAGGGACCAAAG aaatTCCCTAGAGAGCGTATACAGCAGCAACTCTCGACTCAATTTGCTTAACAAACGCAAGCGTTTGAACCCAATACTGGATATGTCGAATCAATCTCTTAACAAGGGAGATAAATATGTTACCCAACGTGTTTTATCTGCAAAGACCCACAGAGTCAAACAATTACAAAACCAGCTCGCTGACGCCCATTATCACTTACAA GAGCTAAGTAATGAGAACAAAGTGCTTCGAGCTTTACAAAAGAAACAAGACATAGCCTTACAGAG ATACGAAAACTCCAACGCAGAACTGCCTCAGGTGCTAAACTCTCACAATGAAGAGATGAGAATTCAGCAAAGCAGATATAAGCAGCTGAAGCAGCAGTTCAAGGAGGCGACTATGAAGTTAAAAGAGAAAGACATACAGCTGCAACAGCTGAGAGATGAACATCAGCATCTATTAGATTTGAGTAAGGACAG aaatcTTCTCGATCGTGAAAAACTTCAAAGTCAAGTAGCAGATTTAACAGCGAAAGTTCAACAACAGAACGAAACTATAAGCATGCTGCAAAGAAGAATTGCGTTAGAGGCTAAGAACTTCAAACATCAGTTACAAGCCGAGATAAACAAACATAAAGACACGAGACATGATTTAGACCTAGCTATCACCAACGCTGATAAATTGTCCACTATTATAGAG ATGAAAGAAAAAATGCTCAGCACTGCCGCCAGCCGAGGCGGTAAATCACCTACTAAAGTACCGTCTGTTATGAACTTGGCTCGACCCGTTAGTAAGACAGGAAAAGAAGCGACAAATAGAAATGATGAAAGAGCTAAT ATTATTCAAACGGAACAAAATATACTTGCAAAGTTATGTGAAAATTCACGTAACGTCAGTAGTTCGTTGTCTCACGAGGAAGATACTAGCTCTTCAACTGAACCACGCTCAAGATACATTTCTAGTCGATCTTCAACAAGTACTCGCACCACACCCAATCCAGCGAGAAAAGGTTCTAAAGGTTCAGATGGAATTATTGAACTTGCAAAAACTGTACAAGACGGCATGGCAGATTTAACAATCATTGACGATACGTTAAAAAATTCTACACCAGAAGATATGCAAAAAAGAATGGAAGCTATGAAGCTTGaacttatgaataaaataaagaataacgaGGAACCATGTTCAAGAAAATCAAGCGCTTTAAGGAGAATGTCAACTGAGGAATCGAGTGAGGAACAAATCGTTGAAGAACTTCCAACAGAGAGACCAAAATCTAGAGGAAGAAGGAATTCTACGGTTTCCTTCTATGATAATTCATATTCAGACACAGGGAACAATTATAGTACTGGCGATGAAGGCGATAAAATACACTTAAAACGTGAGATAAGTATCGTCGATAAGAAGACAGTCTCAAAACCTATCGAAAAATATTGCAAAGATATTATACAAGACATTGAGAAAAGCAGCAAAGTTATTGATGTTCATATGAAGCAATTTAGTCAGTCTAAATACGCAGGCGACAAAATAGTTGAACAGCTTCAAGCTGTGGACAAACTGAATCAGATCGTAAACGGAAGCGGAGACATACCAACAGAAACATTGACAGAGttgaataatagttttaaaatgttatccGAACAAGTTTTTACTGAAAGTGTGCCAGTAGCTAGAAAACGTTCTCTGTCCAGTAGGAAAAATTCTCGTATTGAATCCAAAACAAACTTGCTTGGAGACGCTAATATGAGCAATCAAGATTTACTAGACGATTTGTTGGGAAAGAAATGA